The Dasypus novemcinctus isolate mDasNov1 chromosome 20, mDasNov1.1.hap2, whole genome shotgun sequence genome includes a region encoding these proteins:
- the LOC101419718 gene encoding taste receptor type 2 member 30-like has protein sequence MIGLQESIFSIMVMAEFVLGNFANGFIALVNCIDWVKRQKISSADRILTALAISRMGLLWAILIYWYATVLNPDLHRLEVRVIHVVWAIANHFSLWFAASLSIFYLLKIANFSNLIFLHLKWRVESVVLLMLFSTLVFLPFPIALANIDYNMRMNEYERNMTWKTKLKDITRLSTVPVFILAVFIPFATSLISFLLFVLSLWKHLKKMQLNGKGSQDPSTKIHIKALQNVFSFILLFAIYFVSLVISSMVQKELVLMLCQAIGTLYPSSHSFILILGNMKLRQAFLSLPRLLRCWLKEKETLTPKISTRGI, from the coding sequence ATGATCGGTTTACAAGAGAGCATCTTTTCTATCATGGTAATGGCAGAATTTGTTCTTGGAAATTTTGCCAATGGTTTCATAGCACTGGTGAACTGCATTGACTGGGTCAAGAGACAAAAGATCTCCTCAGCTGATAGAATTCTCACCGCTCTGGCAATCTCCAGAATGGGTTTGCTGTGGGCAATATTAATATATTGGTATGCAACGGTGCTTAATCCAGACTTACATAGGTTAGAAGTAAGGGTTATTCATGTTGTTTGGGCAATAGCCAACCATTTTAGCCTGTGGTTTGCTGCTAGCCTCAGTATTTTTTACTTGCTCAAGATAGCCAATTTCTCTaaccttatttttcttcacctgaaatggAGAGTTGAAAGTGTAGTTCTGTTGATGCTGTTCAGTACTCTGGTCTTTTTGCCTTTCCCTATTGCATTGGCAAACATAGATTATAACatgagaatgaatgaatatgaaagAAACATGACCTGGAAGACCAAATTGAAGGACATTACAAGGCTTTCAACTGTACCAGTATTCATTCTAGCAGTCTTCATACCCTTTGCTACATCCCTCATATCTTTTCTGCTATTCGTCTTATCCCTATGGAAACATCTCAAGAAGATGCAGCTCAATGGCAAAGGATCCCAAGATCCCAGCACCAAGATCCACATCAAAGCCCTGCAAAATGTATTCTCCTTTATCTTGCTATTTGCCATTTACTTTGTTTCTCTGGTCATATCTAGTATGGTGCAGAAAGAACTGGTCCTCATGCTTTGCCAGGCTATTGGAACACTGTATCCTTCAAGCCACTCATTTATCCTGATTTTGGGAAACATGAAGCTAAGACAGGCCTTTCTATCGCTTCCCCGGCTGCTGAGGTGCTggctgaaagaaaaggaaaccttAACTCCGAAGATCAGTACGAGAGGAATCTAA